GATTATATTTTCTATCTATTCACGAGTTATTTATGGTTCTGGGCCATTATCACTAATTGTATAAACAAGTACGCCACTTGTTTGTGAGACCATATATTGTCTGACAATTATTCTACTCGTCCCTAGTCGATAAGGTTGTGTGGACCCACATTCTTTGACATGCATGTTGACGGCATTGAGATACCAACCGAATAGTGTGGACATGAACATAATCTGAGATTCGCTCTGATAAagttgggggccgagttccttagATAAGTGACCGAGTCAGACAAATCTATAATTAAGACGCAAAGAAATTTATGGTTATCTGTTAGTCTAAAAGCAATGTATATGTTGTATCCTAGTGAACTCGGGATGGTAACAGACTAGCTTAGAGTCTATCTAGCTCTACTTCGTAACTGAATAGTTGTAAAGTAGACTTTGGGTAAGTACAAATCCATGCCGTGAGATCGAGAAGGGATTTGCTCCTTCAACTCAGATATATTCTCTAGGCCCTCTCAGGTGATCCGACTCAAAATGCATGACCATGCGATACAAATTAAGTATTAATCTTGTTTCGTGAGTCAACATCACATATTCGTGAAAAGGCTATCACAAGGATGACCACTCGCCTTGAACCCAACAACATATATTGTCAAAGAAAAAGAATGAGAATATGACACGTTGTACAAGTTCGTCGGGTCGGCTTTTTGCGCACACCTGGTAGTCGACACGTTTTATTAGGAGGCGCTACCGAATAGCCGAGTCGGATCCAACTCGCAACCTTGTGTAGGTGAACCTATCGAATCATGCTTAAGAGATAGTATGAGCATCTACAACTGGATACACCAAATCCGACCCCTCAAACGCGGCGCGTCCGTGAACAGTGACCAGTCACACCTCAAATAATCGTTTTCACAACCGGACACCTCAATCACCAATCCTCAAATCCATATAATTACATGCACGTGAAACCTAATATTAAATGGAGCTCGTCTGGCTCCGTCGTGCCCATGTCCGGCGGCTGGTTGTGCTCCTCAGAGTGTTGGTGCGGTCGCCAGCGAGGTAGAGTAGGACATGGGACATGCACCGGGTCACGGGACTCGAAGAGTAGCCGTTTTCGATGCCACACTCTTTCTCGTCAGAGCCCGTCGGCTGCACATCGCTGGTCGATGTGAGGTCGAAGATGGATCCGTCGTGGTCGAAGGTCGACACGTCCACCATGATGCGGCTGCGGCCGCGCCCGGGGTTGCAGGCCATCCATATTGGCGCCGGAAAGTGCGACTCTGCCTTGTCGACGTCTATCGTGGCCTCCTGCGCTCTCTACCTCGCATGGTGGGCACACCTCACCATACCCTCAGCGGGCGGGCCATAGTTGGCCTCGCCGTCGGTGCGCCAACGAAGGGGTTGCGTGTCTGCCATGGCGTTCGGACGCCATACGCTGCCTCCGGCGAAGCAGGGACGATATGCCTCACGCCAGATCCATGCGCCATTTGGGCAGACGCTATGGATTCCTGGCAGATCGAGTCCGACCGATGTCCGACATTCTCCTCGCGGGTTCGGCGAAGCGCAATGTGCACGGCCATCTcctggttgtagatgctctaacctACTGTGTCAAGTCCGACTTTGCTATTCGGATATTATCCGAGTAAGGGACTTGGTTTACGAACTTAGTAGATCATGTGCTTTAGAGTTCATGTGGGCCTCAAGTGGTGAGCCCATGATGgaacacatatatatatatatatatatatacatacatacatatatatatatatatatatatatatatatatatatatatatatatatatataagtggGATAGCGCAGGCTAGGGTGATCGAGGAGGAGCATCAGAGGTCTGACAAAGTCTAGGAGGCCGTCTGGGTGGTATAGTAGCATAGCCAATATCCAAGGGTGCAGACACACATGGGAAGGGACAGAGTTGGAAAAACATAGCTCTAGATAAGGGTTTTGGATAGGGCTGGAGGTGTCGGAGTTCAACGTGACAGACGTCCAAACTCCTCGAATCTTCCACCAGTTTAACTTCAATTTATAAGATCTCGGGCGTCCGGATCCGTCAGAACAATTTTGATGGCCGTCGATGCATAGTCAGAATTATCTGAACCGTCAAGCCTAAACATTTGGGACCAATTCGATGATCCACGTTGGAGTTGCCCATACGCCTTATCTTAGACTGTCGCACCTAGTATCAAAAGATCAATTGCAGGCTTGGACCTTAGACCGTCTTGCTCGACGTGGATTACCACATCAAGACGCATGCCTTTTTGCGACCAAGAGGAAGAAACTATCGGTCATATTCTGTTGGCATGTGTGTTCGCAAGGACTATATGGCGAGTGTTTTGCTCGGCCTTGGGTAAACAAGAAGGGACACCAACGACACAAGATACTTTGAGGGGCTGGATCATCGAGAGAACAAGCGTGGTGCACAAACCAAAGGAACTACGAGCAATCTTCACTCTCGTATTTTGGGAGCTTTGAAAACATAGGAACTCAGTGGTTTTTGATGGTGCTTCTCCGTCGGTAGTGGTGGTGGTCACGAGAACAGTGGCCGAAGGCAGAGCTTGGCGGCAGGCGCACTTGTTAAAAGGTGAACTTGACAACCTTTTCGAGATGTTGTAGGGCTGGACGATCGTGTGAGTGATTCATTCATTTTTTTTcatggtaatacgtgtctcattcaTATATAAAACGATAAAGTTACAAGGTACACAAGCACCGACCATACATGACTGAAAAGATAGGAAAATCCTATGCAAAATAGCAGCGTCTGTCCCTTTCCTTCGACACCACCGAAGCGGACATCAAAGGGTAAAAAGACATATCACCTCTTCACCCAAACTCGACGTGGCTCCGTCGCGGACCAGCAGCTTTACGGACCTCCAAAATAGTTTGCCAGAAGCAAAACCATAGCCGTTGAAAGAATCAGACCGGAGCAACATGTCACCGGACTCGCCATCGAACTTCAGAACTGAGATATCACCAGGATGACCACTCGCCTTGAACCCAACAACATATATTGTCAAAGAAAAAGAATGAGAATATGACACGTTGTACAAGTTCGTCGGGTCGGCTTTTTGCGCACACCTGGTAGTCGACACGTTTTATTAGGAGGCGCTACCGAATAGCCGAGTCGGATCCAACTCGCAACCTTGTGTAGGTGAACCTATCGAATCATGCTTAAGAGATAGTATGAGCATCTACAGCTGGATACATCAAATCCGACCCCTCAAACGCGGCGCGTTCGTGAACAGTGACCAGTCACACCTCAAATAATCGTTTTCACAACCGGACACCTCAATTACCAATCCTCAAATCCATATAATTACATGCACGTGAAACCTAATATTAAATGGAGCTCGTCCGGCTCCGTCGTGCCCATGTCCGGCGGCTGGTTGTGCTCCTCAGAGTGTTGGTGCGGTCGCCAGCGAGGTAGAGTAGGACATGGGACATGCACCGGGTCACGGGACTCGAAGAGTAGCCGTTTTCGATGCCACACTCTTTCTCGTCAGAGCCCGTCACCTGCACATCGCTGGTCGATGTGAGGTCGAAGATGGATCCGTCGTGGTCGAAGGTCGACACGTCCACCATGATGCGGCTGCGGCCGCGCCCGGGGTTGCAGGCCATCCATATTGGCGCCGGAAAGTGCGACTCTGCCTTGTCGACGTCTATCGTGGCCTCCTGCGCTCTCTACCTCGCATGGTGGGCACACCTCACCATACCCTCAGCGGGCGGCCCATAGTTGGCCTCGTCGTCGGTGCGCCAACGAAGGGGTTGCGTGTCTGCCATGGCGTTCGGATGCCATACGCTGCCTCCGGCGAAGCAGGGACGATATGCCTCATGCCAGATCCATGCGCCATTTGGGCAGACGCTATGGATTCCTGGCAGATCGAGTCCGACCGATGTCCGACATTCTCCTCGCGGGTTCGGCGAAGCGTAATGTGCACGACCATCTcctggttgtagatgctctaacctACTGTGTCAAGTCCGACTTTGCTATTCGGATATTATCCGAGTAAGGGACTTGGTTTACGAACTTAGTAGATCATGTGCTTTAGAGTTCATGTGGGCCTCAAGTGGTGAGCCCATGATGgaacatacatatatatatatatataagtggGATAGCGCGGGCTACGGTGATCGAGGAGGAGCATCAGAGGTCTGACAAAGTCTAGGAGGCCGTCTGGGTGGTATAGTAGCATAGCCAATATCCAAGGGTGCAGAAACACATGGGAAGGGACAGAGTTGGAAAAACATAGCTCTAGATAAGGGTTTTGGATAGGGCTGGAGGTGTCGGAGTTCAACGTGACAGACGTCCAAACTCCTCGAATCTTCCACCAGTTTAACTTCAATTTATAAGATCTCGGGCGTCCGGATCCGTCAGAACAATTTTGATGGCCGTCGATGCATAGTCAGAATTATCTGAACCGTCAAGCCTAAACATTTGGGACCAATTCGATGATCCACGTTGGAGTTGCCCATACGCCTTATCTTAGACTGTCGCACCTAGTATCAAAAGATCAATTGCAGGCTTGGACCTTAGACCGTCTTGCTCGACGTGGATTACCACATCAAGACGCATGCCTTTTTGCGACCAAGAGGAAGAAACTATCGGTCATATTCTGTTGGCATGTGTGTTCGCAAGGACTATATGGCGAGTGTTTTGCTCGGCCTTGGGTAAACAAGAAGGGACACCAACGACACAAGATACTTTGAGGGGCTGGATCATCGAGAGAACAAGCGTGGTGCACAAACCAAAGGAACTACGAGCAATCTTCACTCTCGTATTTTGGGAGCTTTGAAAACATAGGAACTCGGTGGTTTTTGATGGTGCTTCTCCGTCGGTAGTGGTGGTGGTCACGAGAACAGTGGCCGAAGGCAGAGCTTGGCGGCAGGCGCACTTGTTAAAAGGTGAACTTGACAACCTTTTCGAGATGTTGTAGGGCTGGACGATCGTGTGAGTGATTCATTCATTTTTTTTcatggtaatacgtgtctcattcaTATAGAAAAACGATAAAGTTACAAGGTACACAAGCACCGACCATACATGACTGAAAAGATAGGAAAATCCTATGCAAAATAGCAGCGTCTGTCCCTTTCCTTCGACACCACCGAAGCGGACATCAAAGGGTAAAAAGACATATCACCTCTTCACCCAAACTCGACGTGGCTCCGTCACGGACCAGCAGCTTTACGGACCTCCAAAATAGTTTGCCAGAAGCAAAACCATAGCCGTTGAAAGAATCAGACCGGAGCAACATGTCACCGGACTCGCCATCGAACTTCAGAACTGAGATATCACCAGGATGACCACTCGCCTTGAACCCAACAACATATATTGTCAAAGAAAAAGAATGAGAATATGACACGTTGTACAAGTTCGTCGGGTCGGCTTTTTGCGCACACCTGGTAGTCGACACGTTTTATTAGGAGGCGCTACCGAATAGCCGAGTCGGATCCAACTCGCAACCTTGTGTAGGTGAACCTATCGAATCATGCTTAAGAGATAGTATGAGCATCTACAGCTGGATACATCAAATCCGACCCCTCAAACGCGGCGCGTTCGTGAACAGTGACCAGTCACACCTCAAATAATCGTTTTCACAACCGGACACCTCAATTACCAATCCTCAAATCCATATAATTACATGCACGTGAAACCTAATATTAAATGGAGCTCGTCCGGCTCCGTCGTGCCCATGTCCGGCGGCTGGTTGTGCTCCTCAGAGTGTTGGTGCGGTCGCCAGCGAGGTAGAGTAGGACATGGGACATGCACCGGGTCACGGGACTCGAAGAGTAGCCGTTTTCGATGCCACACTCTTTCTCGTCAGAGCCCGTCACCTGCACATCGCTGGTCGATGTGAGGTCGAAGATGGATCCGTCGTGGTCGAAGGTCGACACGTCCACCATGATGCGGCTGCGGCCGCGCCTGGGGTTGCAGGCCATCCATATTGGCGCCGGAGAGTGCAACTCTGCCTTGTCGACGTCTATCGTGGCCTCCTGCGCTCTCTACCTCGCATGGTGGGCACACCTCACCATACCCTCAGCGGGCGGCCCATAGTTGGCCTCGTCGTCGGTGCGCCAACGAAGGGGTTGCGTGTCTGCCATGGCGTTCGGATGCCATACGCTGCCTCCGGCGAAGCAGGGACGATATGCCTCACGCCAGATCCATGCGCCATTTGGGCAGACGCTATGGATTCCTGGCAGATCGAGTCCGACCGATGTCCGACATTCTCCTCGCGGGTTCGGCGAAGCGCAATGTGCACGACCATCTcctggttgtagatgctctaacctACTGTGTCAAGTCCGACTTTGCTATTCGGATATTATCCGAGTAAGGGACTTGGTTTACGAACTTAGTAGATCATGTGCTTTAGAGTTCATGTGGGCCTCAAGTGGTGAGCCCATGATGgaacatacatatatatatatatatatatatatatatatatatatatatatatatatatatatatatatatatataagtggGATAGCGCGGGCTAGGGTGATCGAGGAGGAGCATCAGAGGTCTGACAAAGTCTAGGAGGCCGTCTGGGTGGTATAGTAGCATAGCCAATATCCAAGGGTGCAGACACACATGGGAAGGGACAGAGTTGGAAAAACATAGCTCTATATAAGGGTTTTGGATAGGGCTGGAGGTGTCGGAGTTCAACGTGACAGACGTCCAAACTCCTCGAATCTTCCACCAGTTTAACTTCAATTTATAAGATCTCGGGCGTCCGGATCCGTCAGAACAATTTTGATGGCCGTCGATGCATAGTCAGAATTATCTGAACCGTCAAGCCTAAACATTTGGGACCAATTCGATGATCCACGTTGGAGTTGCCCATACGCCTTATCTTAGACTGTCGCACCTAGTATCAAAAGATCAATTGCAGGCTTGGACCTTAGACCGTCTTGCTCGAGGCGGATTACCACATCAAGACGCATGCCTTTTTGCGACCAAGAGGAAGAAACTATCGGTCATATTCTGTTGGCATGTGTGTTCGCAAGGACTATATGGCGAGTGTTTTGCTCGGCCTTGGGTAAACAAGAATGGACACCAACGACACAAGATACTTTGAGGGGCTGGATCATCGAGAGAACAAGCGTGGTGCACAAACCAAAGGAACTACGAGCAATCTTCACTCTCGTATTTTGGAAGCTTTGAAAACATAGGAACTCGGTGGTTTTTGATGGTGCTTCTCCGTCGGTAGAGGTGGTGGTCACGAGAACAGTGGCCGAAGGCAGAGCTTGGCGGCAGGCGCACTTGTTAAAAGGTGAACTTGACAACCTTTTCGAGATGTTGTAGGGCTGGACGATCGTGTGAGTGATTCATTCATTTTTTTcatggtaatacgtgtctcattcaTATAGAAAAACGATAAAGTTGCAAGGTACACAAGCACCGACCATACATGACTGAAAAGATAGAAAAATCCTATGCAAAATAGCAGCGTCTGTCCCTTTCCTTCGACACCACCGAAGCGGACATCAAAGGGTAAAAAGACATATCACCTCTTCACCCAAACTCGACGTGGCTCCATCGCTGATCAGCAGCTTTACGGACCTCCAAAGTAGTTTGCCAGAAGCAAAACCATAGCCGTTGAAAGAATCAGACCGGAGCAACATGTCACCGGACTCGCCATCGAACTTCAGAACTGACACCCCCACGTGACGACGACGTCGGAGGAGGAAACCAGAACTGTCAGCCTTCGACCACAGACCCAGCACAAGATACTCCATCTTCCAGCTGTCACTTGCGTAGACAACCGCCTGCGCGTACTCCTGAACGACAAAACCTCCCTGCTCCACCATGACGTCGGAGACAACACCACAGCAACGGGGACAGAGCAGAAGGAGAGACACACCTGAtggagtcgccgccgccgccgccgcctcgccaacACCATCCATGAACCCTAACGCTGCCAATCTGAGGGATCGGCAGAGACACGATGCCATCAATTCCGAGACGCCGCCATGAAAGACACCGACGACGTGGGAGTGGAGTTGAGGCAGATTTATTCGTCCGCGCGCCGCTCCCACCACCCCAACGACGCACCACGACCTACAAATCCAAAACCTACCTACATGCCGGAGGAACGGGGTCCCCCCTCCCTCCTGCCGCCGGAGCAGCAGCCGAAGGTAGAGGGGGCCAGCGCCCCGGCCGGTGGAGATCGCGCCTCCCTAGTCGCCTGGTGGCTGTGGCGGCTAGGGTAGGAAAACACAGGCAATCTGAGTGATTCATTCATGTAAACCGCTAGATTAGCGGGTTGTTATCAATGTTGTAGTTTGTATTGTAACAACGACAGTGGTTTGGTTTCCATACCTCCTCTTTCTACAAAATATGATATGTGCGCTCCTGCATATTCGAGAAAAATCACCTGCAGGCTTGCAGCAATGCTATCGGAGTATCGGACACGATTTTTTTAACAAAGGAAAGCAGAAGCACAACCATTGTCATTGTGCATTTCGCGCTCCCAGCAGCAGCACTAGCACTCGGCCTCCTCGGTACTGTAACAATCCAAGCGCGAGCTCGCCTATCCCATGCGTTACCTCTACTTCCGCCCCAACGCGACAACCCAGGCGCGCGCCTGCCGCGACCATCTCCTCGCCCACCTAGACCAATGCGCCTCGCGGGCCCACCTGGCGGAGCTCCACGGCCGGCTCATCCGCGCCCACCTCGGCCCCGACCCCTCCGCAGCCGGTCGGCTCGTCGCCCTCCTCGCCTCCCCTGTGGCGAGGCATGACATGCCCTACGCGCgcagggtgttcgacagaatggcCCAACCGACCGCCTTCGTCTGGAACTACATGATTCGAGGGTACAACAGTTGCGACGCCCCTGTGGATGCATTGGCGTTGTTCAGGGCGATGCTTCGGAGGGGAGTCTCTCCTGATAATTACACCATGGCTGCGGTTGTGTCCTCGAGCGCTGCATTCGCCGGCTGGAAGTCGAGGTCAACTGGGGACGCGGTACATTCCTTGGTTCGCAAGACTGGGTTTGCATCGGATGTGTTCGTCATGTCAGGCCTTGTTAATTTCTACGGCTCCTTCAGAAGTGTCGATGATGCAAGGAAGGTTTTCGAAGAGATGGCCGATCGGGATGTGGTGTCGTGGACTCTGATGATCTCGGCTTCTGCACAGTGCAGTCAGTGGGATGAGGCGTTAAGGTTGCTTGCTGAGATGCAATCACACGGCACTAAGCCGAACAAGGTCACTGTTATAAGTCTCCTTTCTGCATGCGGCCAAGAGCAGGATGTTGACAGAGGCCGGTGGGTGTATGCACGCATTGATGAGTACGGCATTGAGGCTGATTTGGATGTCAGGAATGCACTTTTAAGCATGTACGTGAAATGCAGATGCATGTCGGACGCGTTGAAAACATTTCAGCTCATGCCAATAAGAAATACCAAATCATGGAACACGTTGATTGATGGGTTTGTGCAAAACGGGAAGCATAAGGAAGCACTAAGAATGTTTGAAGAGATGTTATCAGATGGTATAGTACCTGATGTGATTACTCTCGTAAGTCTCTTATCGTCATGTGCTCAGCTAGGTGATCTTCAGAAAGGGAGATACTTCCACAATTATATCAAAGATCATGGGATCCGCTGTGACATCATCCTTCATAATTCTTTGATTAACATGTATGCTAAATGTGGCGATATGGCTGCAGCAGAAATGGTTTTTGAAAATATGACACAAAGGGATACCGTGTCCTGGACAGCTATGGTGTGTGGTTATGTGAAAGGACTTCAGTTTACAACGGCCTTCAGTTTATTTGAAGAGATGAAGGTTGTAGATGTTGTGTCAAGTGAAATGGCACTGGTTAGTCTACTTTCTGCTTGTTCCCAGCTAGGAGCACTTGATAAAGGGAGAGAGATACACACTTATATAAAAGATAAGAGTGTAATAACAGACGTATGGCTTGAAAGTGCCCTGGTGGATATGTATGCAAAATGTGGTTGCACTGATACAGCTGCTCAAATATTCAGTACAATGCAGCACAAGCGAACCCTCACATGGAATGCTATGATTGGAGGTCTTGCCAGCAACGGACAGGGAAAAGAAGCAGTGGAGCACTTTGAACAAATGCTGAAGCTAAGAGACCCAAAGCCTGATGCTATCACTCTAAAGGTAGTTCTTGGTGCCTGTGCACATGTAGGAATGGTTGATGAGGGGCTGCATTACTTCTATTTGATGTTGAGCCTTGGTATTGTCCCTGATATTGAGCACTATGGTTGCGTAGTAGACCTCCTGAGTAGAGCTGGGCTGCTAGACGAAGCATATAGTTTTATCAAGAAGATGCCAATACAGCCCAATCCAGTAATTTGGGGATCACTTCTTGCAGCTTGTAGAGTTCATCACAAAATGGAACTAGCAAAGAGAATTGGACAGCACATCATCGAATTAGCTCCTAATGACGTGGGAGCACATGTCCTAATTTCGAACTTACATGCTGAAGAAGGTCAGTGGGATGATGTAGAGCAAGTAAGAGGGCTGATGGGAAGCAGAGGTGTAGAGAAATCATCTGGTCGTAGCTCCATCCAAGTCTAGACATGCTTCATAAATCATTGTTCGTACTTCATAATGTGAGTTACATGCGAACACATGATTTGACTAGTAACACACATGGCTGAGAAGAGTATCGCCACTTTTTCAGTGCAGTGTCCGATACCAGAGACATATATACTACAATGCTCAGTAGATATGTGATTTCTTGATCATATTTTGGTTGCTCTGGTCAGCACTGAATGAATGAATCAGTAGGCAGGGCAAGAAAAAAAAAGGCCACATACTCACATCTATTGCTACTGGGAACTGAGATAAACTTGTCCATATCTAGTATTTAGCATGATCTGAAAATTATTTATGTGCATCATGCATGCGATGATTTGCAAATCATATCTTAAACTTTCATCTAGTACAAGATCTCGATAAATATGCACCCAAAGATTGGTTAAGTACATAGTTGAAGTTGCGGCTTGAATAATTGTATTGTAAATTTTCATCTACTACAGAACCTATAGTAATAATCGTTCTCACAACTATTTCAGACATGTGAAATATAGTCATTTACTATGTAGTATGCCACTTTGGGCTAACCAACTGTTCAATTACTCGATAAGAAACTATCAGGGGTATTTTACTTTCATTTCTTTGATGTTCTACTCTAATCGCGTATTTTATAAGATGATTTGATCTCTGATGCATCTTTTGGTTGTCCATGCATTTTCATGAATCGTACAATAGTCATAGACAGTACTTTCGATTTATTAAAAAGTCACCGCAGTTGTTCCAAATAAGACGAGGCTCGCAATTTAGAAGTAAAGTTCAAATGCTCGTTGTCCAGCTATAGACGCTTTTCATACTTCATAATGCAAGTTGCAAGTGATTGCATGATTTCACTAGTAAGTCATACAAAGTTTGACAGGAACACTGCCACTATATGTATATACTCCACTGATAAGTTGATATGTGAGTTATTGCTCCTAATTTGGTAGTTCAGGCCAGCGCTGAATGTGTAGATCAGTATGCActgcaaaacaaaacaaaacaaaacaaaatcaTTGTTCACATACTCGCAGTCAAAGCATCGGTGTAGTCAGATAAACTTGTTATGCTGTAATTTCACAGCTGGTACAGAACCTAGAGAAATAGTTTTTTGAAGCAAAACCTTGAGAGAGAAATAGTAGTAGCGAAACTATTTCAAGACATCTGAAATGTActaatttactactccctctgtcacataatgtaagacgtttttttgATACTACACTACTGttaaaaaacgtcttacattgtgGGATGGAGGGACTATGTTTTATAAGGCCGAGGGCTCGCCAACTGTTCAATTGCTTCTGAACCATCAGctccatttttattttttatttttttgcttctGAAGCAATTATCACGGCTATTCTGCATTTATTGCTTTGATTTTCTACTCTAATCATCATGCTATGACTCTTCCATCCCTGATTTTCTGCATGCATCGGTCGTCCACAGATTGTATATAATCATGCTATATTGATTCCTAGGCAATAATTTTGGTCTGTTAGAAGATTCAGACTGACGTGTCATGCTATACTGTTATAGTCTTTGTCAGTGCTTTCGGCTTATCTAGA
The Aegilops tauschii subsp. strangulata cultivar AL8/78 chromosome 3, Aet v6.0, whole genome shotgun sequence genome window above contains:
- the LOC109778083 gene encoding uncharacterized protein, which produces MDGVGEAAAAAATPSGVSLLLLCPRCCGVVSDVMVEQGGFVVQEYAQAVVYASDSWKMEYLVLGLWSKADSSGFLLRRRRHVGVSVLKFDGESGDMLLRSDSFNGYGFASGKLLWRSVKLLISDGATSSLGEEVICLFTL
- the LOC109778088 gene encoding pentatricopeptide repeat-containing protein At3g22690-like, producing the protein MRYLYFRPNATTQARACRDHLLAHLDQCASRAHLAELHGRLIRAHLGPDPSAAGRLVALLASPVARHDMPYARRVFDRMAQPTAFVWNYMIRGYNSCDAPVDALALFRAMLRRGVSPDNYTMAAVVSSSAAFAGWKSRSTGDAVHSLVRKTGFASDVFVMSGLVNFYGSFRSVDDARKVFEEMADRDVVSWTLMISASAQCSQWDEALRLLAEMQSHGTKPNKVTVISLLSACGQEQDVDRGRWVYARIDEYGIEADLDVRNALLSMYVKCRCMSDALKTFQLMPIRNTKSWNTLIDGFVQNGKHKEALRMFEEMLSDGIVPDVITLVSLLSSCAQLGDLQKGRYFHNYIKDHGIRCDIILHNSLINMYAKCGDMAAAEMVFENMTQRDTVSWTAMVCGYVKGLQFTTAFSLFEEMKVVDVVSSEMALVSLLSACSQLGALDKGREIHTYIKDKSVITDVWLESALVDMYAKCGCTDTAAQIFSTMQHKRTLTWNAMIGGLASNGQGKEAVEHFEQMLKLRDPKPDAITLKVVLGACAHVGMVDEGLHYFYLMLSLGIVPDIEHYGCVVDLLSRAGLLDEAYSFIKKMPIQPNPVIWGSLLAACRVHHKMELAKRIGQHIIELAPNDVGAHVLISNLHAEEGQWDDVEQVRGLMGSRGVEKSSGRSSIQV